In the Corvus cornix cornix isolate S_Up_H32 chromosome 20, ASM73873v5, whole genome shotgun sequence genome, one interval contains:
- the TBC1D20 gene encoding TBC1 domain family member 20 isoform X3, whose amino-acid sequence MARQSPPRNGVGGHDFDAKKKRKVAEIYQALNSDPIDVAVLRRMAISEGGLLTDEIRCKVWPKLLSVNTDDLPPLPAGKELREDSKDYQQVLLDVRRSLRRFPPGMPDDQREVLQEELIDIILHVLKRNPQLHYYQGYHDIVVTFLLVVGDRLATALVEKLSTHHLRDFMDPTMDNTKHILNYLMPIIDRVNPEVHDFMQSAEVGTIFALSWLITWFGHVLSDFRHVVRLYDFFLACHPLMPIYFAAVIVLHREQEVLDCECDMASVHHLLSQIPQDLPYESLISKAGDLFVQFPPSELTKEAAQAAQAERTAASTFKDFELASVQQRPDTVLRQRFRERLRGEERLRGEERTKSILTKPRTNRFVKLAVMGLTVALGAAALAVVKSALEWAPKFELQIFP is encoded by the exons ATGGCCCGGCAGAGCCCGCCGCGCAACGGTGTCGGCGGCCACG ACTTTGATgctaagaagaaaagaaaagtggCAGAGATTTACCAGGCTCTGAACAGTGACCCCATCGACGTGGCGGTGCTGAGGCGGATGGCAATCAGCGAGGGCGGGCTCCTGACGGATGAGATCCGGTGCAAAGTGTGGCCAAAGCTGCTCAGTGTTAATACAGACGACCTGCCCCCTCTTCCAG cagggaaggagctaCGAGAGGACAGTAAGGATTACCAGCAAGTGTTACTGGATGTGCGGCGATCCTTGCGCCGCTTCCCACCAG GGATGCCGGATGACCAGAGGGAAGTATTGCAGGAGGAGCTCATCGACATCATCCTCCACGTCCTCAAGCGCAACCCCCAGCTGCACTACTACCAGGGATACCATGACATCGTGGTCACCTTCCTCCTGGTGGTGGGGGACAGGCTGGCCACGGCACTGGTGGAGAAGCTCTCGACGCATCATCTCAG GGATTTTATGGACCCAACGATGGATAATACcaagcacattttaaattaccTGATGCCCATCATAGACCGGGTGAACCCTGAGGTGCATGACTTCATGCAGAG TGCGGAGGTGGGAACCATCTTTGCTCTCAGCTGGCTGATCACTTGGTTTGGCCACGTTTTGTCCGACTTCCGGCATGTTGTGCGATTATATGACTTCTTCCTGGCTTGCCACCCACTGATGCCCATTTATTTTGCGGCTGTG ATCGTGCTGCACCGGGAGCAGGAAGTTCTGGACTGCGAGTGTGACATGGCCTCTGTCCACCACCTCCTGTCCCAGATCCCACAGGACCTTCCTTATGAGTCCCTGATCAGCAAAGCTGGGGACCTTTTTGTCCAGTTCCCACCATCCGAACTCACCAAGGAGGCAGCTCAGGCAGCTCAGGCGGAACG AACTGCGGCTTCCACTTTTAAGGACTTTGAGTTGGCATCAGTGCAGCAGAGACCAGACACTGTGTTGAGGCAGCGCTTCAGGGAGCGGCTCCGAGGGGAGGAGCGGCTCCGAGGGGAGGAGCGGACAAAATCCATCTTGACAAAGCCCCGGACCAACCGCTTTGTCAAGCTGGCAGTGATGGGGCTGACggtggcactgggagcagctgccctggccGTTGTGAAGAGCGCACTGGAGTGGGCACCCAAGTTTGAACTGCAGATTTTCCCCTGA
- the TBC1D20 gene encoding TBC1 domain family member 20 isoform X4, protein MARQSPPRNGVGGHDFDAKKKRKVAEIYQALNSDPIDVAVLRRMAISEGGLLTDEIRCKVWPKLLSVNTDDLPPLPGKELREDSKDYQQVLLDVRRSLRRFPPGMPDDQREVLQEELIDIILHVLKRNPQLHYYQGYHDIVVTFLLVVGDRLATALVEKLSTHHLRDFMDPTMDNTKHILNYLMPIIDRVNPEVHDFMQSAEVGTIFALSWLITWFGHVLSDFRHVVRLYDFFLACHPLMPIYFAAVIVLHREQEVLDCECDMASVHHLLSQIPQDLPYESLISKAGDLFVQFPPSELTKEAAQAAQAERTAASTFKDFELASVQQRPDTVLRQRFRERLRGEERLRGEERTKSILTKPRTNRFVKLAVMGLTVALGAAALAVVKSALEWAPKFELQIFP, encoded by the exons ATGGCCCGGCAGAGCCCGCCGCGCAACGGTGTCGGCGGCCACG ACTTTGATgctaagaagaaaagaaaagtggCAGAGATTTACCAGGCTCTGAACAGTGACCCCATCGACGTGGCGGTGCTGAGGCGGATGGCAATCAGCGAGGGCGGGCTCCTGACGGATGAGATCCGGTGCAAAGTGTGGCCAAAGCTGCTCAGTGTTAATACAGACGACCTGCCCCCTCTTCCAG ggaaggagctaCGAGAGGACAGTAAGGATTACCAGCAAGTGTTACTGGATGTGCGGCGATCCTTGCGCCGCTTCCCACCAG GGATGCCGGATGACCAGAGGGAAGTATTGCAGGAGGAGCTCATCGACATCATCCTCCACGTCCTCAAGCGCAACCCCCAGCTGCACTACTACCAGGGATACCATGACATCGTGGTCACCTTCCTCCTGGTGGTGGGGGACAGGCTGGCCACGGCACTGGTGGAGAAGCTCTCGACGCATCATCTCAG GGATTTTATGGACCCAACGATGGATAATACcaagcacattttaaattaccTGATGCCCATCATAGACCGGGTGAACCCTGAGGTGCATGACTTCATGCAGAG TGCGGAGGTGGGAACCATCTTTGCTCTCAGCTGGCTGATCACTTGGTTTGGCCACGTTTTGTCCGACTTCCGGCATGTTGTGCGATTATATGACTTCTTCCTGGCTTGCCACCCACTGATGCCCATTTATTTTGCGGCTGTG ATCGTGCTGCACCGGGAGCAGGAAGTTCTGGACTGCGAGTGTGACATGGCCTCTGTCCACCACCTCCTGTCCCAGATCCCACAGGACCTTCCTTATGAGTCCCTGATCAGCAAAGCTGGGGACCTTTTTGTCCAGTTCCCACCATCCGAACTCACCAAGGAGGCAGCTCAGGCAGCTCAGGCGGAACG AACTGCGGCTTCCACTTTTAAGGACTTTGAGTTGGCATCAGTGCAGCAGAGACCAGACACTGTGTTGAGGCAGCGCTTCAGGGAGCGGCTCCGAGGGGAGGAGCGGCTCCGAGGGGAGGAGCGGACAAAATCCATCTTGACAAAGCCCCGGACCAACCGCTTTGTCAAGCTGGCAGTGATGGGGCTGACggtggcactgggagcagctgccctggccGTTGTGAAGAGCGCACTGGAGTGGGCACCCAAGTTTGAACTGCAGATTTTCCCCTGA
- the TBC1D20 gene encoding TBC1 domain family member 20 isoform X5: MAISEGGLLTDEIRCKVWPKLLSVNTDDLPPLPAGKELREDSKDYQQVLLDVRRSLRRFPPGMPDDQREVLQEELIDIILHVLKRNPQLHYYQGYHDIVVTFLLVVGDRLATALVEKLSTHHLRDFMDPTMDNTKHILNYLMPIIDRVNPEVHDFMQSAEVGTIFALSWLITWFGHVLSDFRHVVRLYDFFLACHPLMPIYFAAVIVLHREQEVLDCECDMASVHHLLSQIPQDLPYESLISKAGDLFVQFPPSELTKEAAQAAQAERTAASTFKDFELASVQQRPDTVLRQRFRERLRGEERLRGEERTKSILTKPRTNRFVKLAVMGLTVALGAAALAVVKSALEWAPKFELQIFP; the protein is encoded by the exons ATGGCAATCAGCGAGGGCGGGCTCCTGACGGATGAGATCCGGTGCAAAGTGTGGCCAAAGCTGCTCAGTGTTAATACAGACGACCTGCCCCCTCTTCCAG cagggaaggagctaCGAGAGGACAGTAAGGATTACCAGCAAGTGTTACTGGATGTGCGGCGATCCTTGCGCCGCTTCCCACCAG GGATGCCGGATGACCAGAGGGAAGTATTGCAGGAGGAGCTCATCGACATCATCCTCCACGTCCTCAAGCGCAACCCCCAGCTGCACTACTACCAGGGATACCATGACATCGTGGTCACCTTCCTCCTGGTGGTGGGGGACAGGCTGGCCACGGCACTGGTGGAGAAGCTCTCGACGCATCATCTCAG GGATTTTATGGACCCAACGATGGATAATACcaagcacattttaaattaccTGATGCCCATCATAGACCGGGTGAACCCTGAGGTGCATGACTTCATGCAGAG TGCGGAGGTGGGAACCATCTTTGCTCTCAGCTGGCTGATCACTTGGTTTGGCCACGTTTTGTCCGACTTCCGGCATGTTGTGCGATTATATGACTTCTTCCTGGCTTGCCACCCACTGATGCCCATTTATTTTGCGGCTGTG ATCGTGCTGCACCGGGAGCAGGAAGTTCTGGACTGCGAGTGTGACATGGCCTCTGTCCACCACCTCCTGTCCCAGATCCCACAGGACCTTCCTTATGAGTCCCTGATCAGCAAAGCTGGGGACCTTTTTGTCCAGTTCCCACCATCCGAACTCACCAAGGAGGCAGCTCAGGCAGCTCAGGCGGAACG AACTGCGGCTTCCACTTTTAAGGACTTTGAGTTGGCATCAGTGCAGCAGAGACCAGACACTGTGTTGAGGCAGCGCTTCAGGGAGCGGCTCCGAGGGGAGGAGCGGCTCCGAGGGGAGGAGCGGACAAAATCCATCTTGACAAAGCCCCGGACCAACCGCTTTGTCAAGCTGGCAGTGATGGGGCTGACggtggcactgggagcagctgccctggccGTTGTGAAGAGCGCACTGGAGTGGGCACCCAAGTTTGAACTGCAGATTTTCCCCTGA
- the TBC1D20 gene encoding TBC1 domain family member 20 isoform X2, giving the protein MWCEVVSLLRSLGSALVSYFDAKKKRKVAEIYQALNSDPIDVAVLRRMAISEGGLLTDEIRCKVWPKLLSVNTDDLPPLPGKELREDSKDYQQVLLDVRRSLRRFPPGMPDDQREVLQEELIDIILHVLKRNPQLHYYQGYHDIVVTFLLVVGDRLATALVEKLSTHHLRDFMDPTMDNTKHILNYLMPIIDRVNPEVHDFMQSAEVGTIFALSWLITWFGHVLSDFRHVVRLYDFFLACHPLMPIYFAAVIVLHREQEVLDCECDMASVHHLLSQIPQDLPYESLISKAGDLFVQFPPSELTKEAAQAAQAERTAASTFKDFELASVQQRPDTVLRQRFRERLRGEERLRGEERTKSILTKPRTNRFVKLAVMGLTVALGAAALAVVKSALEWAPKFELQIFP; this is encoded by the exons ATGTGGTGTGAAGTAGTGTCCCTTCTCCGCTCTCTGGGAAGTGCTCTGGTGTCCT ACTTTGATgctaagaagaaaagaaaagtggCAGAGATTTACCAGGCTCTGAACAGTGACCCCATCGACGTGGCGGTGCTGAGGCGGATGGCAATCAGCGAGGGCGGGCTCCTGACGGATGAGATCCGGTGCAAAGTGTGGCCAAAGCTGCTCAGTGTTAATACAGACGACCTGCCCCCTCTTCCAG ggaaggagctaCGAGAGGACAGTAAGGATTACCAGCAAGTGTTACTGGATGTGCGGCGATCCTTGCGCCGCTTCCCACCAG GGATGCCGGATGACCAGAGGGAAGTATTGCAGGAGGAGCTCATCGACATCATCCTCCACGTCCTCAAGCGCAACCCCCAGCTGCACTACTACCAGGGATACCATGACATCGTGGTCACCTTCCTCCTGGTGGTGGGGGACAGGCTGGCCACGGCACTGGTGGAGAAGCTCTCGACGCATCATCTCAG GGATTTTATGGACCCAACGATGGATAATACcaagcacattttaaattaccTGATGCCCATCATAGACCGGGTGAACCCTGAGGTGCATGACTTCATGCAGAG TGCGGAGGTGGGAACCATCTTTGCTCTCAGCTGGCTGATCACTTGGTTTGGCCACGTTTTGTCCGACTTCCGGCATGTTGTGCGATTATATGACTTCTTCCTGGCTTGCCACCCACTGATGCCCATTTATTTTGCGGCTGTG ATCGTGCTGCACCGGGAGCAGGAAGTTCTGGACTGCGAGTGTGACATGGCCTCTGTCCACCACCTCCTGTCCCAGATCCCACAGGACCTTCCTTATGAGTCCCTGATCAGCAAAGCTGGGGACCTTTTTGTCCAGTTCCCACCATCCGAACTCACCAAGGAGGCAGCTCAGGCAGCTCAGGCGGAACG AACTGCGGCTTCCACTTTTAAGGACTTTGAGTTGGCATCAGTGCAGCAGAGACCAGACACTGTGTTGAGGCAGCGCTTCAGGGAGCGGCTCCGAGGGGAGGAGCGGCTCCGAGGGGAGGAGCGGACAAAATCCATCTTGACAAAGCCCCGGACCAACCGCTTTGTCAAGCTGGCAGTGATGGGGCTGACggtggcactgggagcagctgccctggccGTTGTGAAGAGCGCACTGGAGTGGGCACCCAAGTTTGAACTGCAGATTTTCCCCTGA
- the TBC1D20 gene encoding TBC1 domain family member 20 isoform X1 yields the protein MWCEVVSLLRSLGSALVSYFDAKKKRKVAEIYQALNSDPIDVAVLRRMAISEGGLLTDEIRCKVWPKLLSVNTDDLPPLPAGKELREDSKDYQQVLLDVRRSLRRFPPGMPDDQREVLQEELIDIILHVLKRNPQLHYYQGYHDIVVTFLLVVGDRLATALVEKLSTHHLRDFMDPTMDNTKHILNYLMPIIDRVNPEVHDFMQSAEVGTIFALSWLITWFGHVLSDFRHVVRLYDFFLACHPLMPIYFAAVIVLHREQEVLDCECDMASVHHLLSQIPQDLPYESLISKAGDLFVQFPPSELTKEAAQAAQAERTAASTFKDFELASVQQRPDTVLRQRFRERLRGEERLRGEERTKSILTKPRTNRFVKLAVMGLTVALGAAALAVVKSALEWAPKFELQIFP from the exons ATGTGGTGTGAAGTAGTGTCCCTTCTCCGCTCTCTGGGAAGTGCTCTGGTGTCCT ACTTTGATgctaagaagaaaagaaaagtggCAGAGATTTACCAGGCTCTGAACAGTGACCCCATCGACGTGGCGGTGCTGAGGCGGATGGCAATCAGCGAGGGCGGGCTCCTGACGGATGAGATCCGGTGCAAAGTGTGGCCAAAGCTGCTCAGTGTTAATACAGACGACCTGCCCCCTCTTCCAG cagggaaggagctaCGAGAGGACAGTAAGGATTACCAGCAAGTGTTACTGGATGTGCGGCGATCCTTGCGCCGCTTCCCACCAG GGATGCCGGATGACCAGAGGGAAGTATTGCAGGAGGAGCTCATCGACATCATCCTCCACGTCCTCAAGCGCAACCCCCAGCTGCACTACTACCAGGGATACCATGACATCGTGGTCACCTTCCTCCTGGTGGTGGGGGACAGGCTGGCCACGGCACTGGTGGAGAAGCTCTCGACGCATCATCTCAG GGATTTTATGGACCCAACGATGGATAATACcaagcacattttaaattaccTGATGCCCATCATAGACCGGGTGAACCCTGAGGTGCATGACTTCATGCAGAG TGCGGAGGTGGGAACCATCTTTGCTCTCAGCTGGCTGATCACTTGGTTTGGCCACGTTTTGTCCGACTTCCGGCATGTTGTGCGATTATATGACTTCTTCCTGGCTTGCCACCCACTGATGCCCATTTATTTTGCGGCTGTG ATCGTGCTGCACCGGGAGCAGGAAGTTCTGGACTGCGAGTGTGACATGGCCTCTGTCCACCACCTCCTGTCCCAGATCCCACAGGACCTTCCTTATGAGTCCCTGATCAGCAAAGCTGGGGACCTTTTTGTCCAGTTCCCACCATCCGAACTCACCAAGGAGGCAGCTCAGGCAGCTCAGGCGGAACG AACTGCGGCTTCCACTTTTAAGGACTTTGAGTTGGCATCAGTGCAGCAGAGACCAGACACTGTGTTGAGGCAGCGCTTCAGGGAGCGGCTCCGAGGGGAGGAGCGGCTCCGAGGGGAGGAGCGGACAAAATCCATCTTGACAAAGCCCCGGACCAACCGCTTTGTCAAGCTGGCAGTGATGGGGCTGACggtggcactgggagcagctgccctggccGTTGTGAAGAGCGCACTGGAGTGGGCACCCAAGTTTGAACTGCAGATTTTCCCCTGA